The genomic segment TTTTACCTCCGGATCACGATTAGCCTTAGGGACCTCCCTGCCGTAATATTTATATTTATTATAATAAGGATACGGGCTTATGGCCTCGGTCTGCATCTGAGTATGGTTCAGGACCACGCCGGAGATCTTCGCGCCTACCGACTCCAGCTGGACCTTGGCGCGCATCAAACCTTCCCTGCTCGTCCTGCCTATCTCATATACCAAGACGACACTGTCCACCTTAGGGGCCAGGAGGTTTGCGTCGGTTACCGGCAAAACCGGAGGCGAATCAAAGATGATCACATCAAAACGCGACTTTAGGATCTCAATAATGGCGGCGAATGCCTTGGATTCCAGGACCTCCACTGGATTAGAAGGCAGATGCCCGCTGGGCAGGATCCAGATATTCTCTATACCCGGAGTTTTACGGATATCCTCAAAACCGATATCCCCCAACATTATGTTGGTTATATTATTCAGCACGCTGTCCAGCGGCATCGTTCCGCTGACCAATTCGTTCAACCCGGGTTCGCGTTTTATCCCGAAGACCTTTTCCAGAAGCGGCCTGCGCAGATCGGTCGAGACCAGAAGGGTCTTTAAACCTATCTGTGCCATGACTATTCCCAGATTGCTGACCACGCTGGTCTTGCCTTCCCGCGGCCCGGAGCTGGTAACCAGGATGGTTTTACGCCCCGGAGAAAGTTTCAAATTGGTATGGATATTGCGGTATGCCTCGGTATTCGGGGAATGCGGCTGGTAATGGGCGAAAAGATGCACCAGGCGCTCTTCGGAATCGCTCCTGTTCTTGGGCGAAAAACGGTTTTTTATCCGGTTGATAAACCAATTGCTCCGGCCCAGTTCCGATTCGATCGGAGGCACTATACCCAGGACCGACAGCTTGATCACATTTTCGACGTCCTCAATGGTACCGATCGAAGTATCCAGGGTCTCAAATATGAACGCAAAAGCGATACCCAGGATAAGCCCCATGAACGCGCCGATAACGACCTTTATGCGGTTATCCGTGGTAATGGGATTTCCGGGCATAACCGCGGGGTCAACGATAGTCACGTCGCTTACTTTCTCCCTTTCGGATATCCTTGCCTCTTCAAGTTTTTCCTTGAGCATGGCATAAAGCTTGCGGTTGATCTCAACTTCCCGGTGCAGCCTGGCGTATTCCATCTGCCTTTCCGACAATCCCTGGACCTGCGCCTCCATGCTTCTGATCTGATCCCTGATCTGGATTATCTGCGGATGCTTATCGGTGTATTTCTGACGCATCTCCACCAGCTTGAATTGCAGATCCGTTAATTTCTCCTCCATCGGTCCCGCCAGCTTCACCTTATTTGAGTCATCGCCGAATTTATTCAGTCTTTCTTCGGCATCCTTGATATTCCTTTCCAGCTCCCGGACCTGCTCTTCAATGAATTCCCGGGCGTGCCGGACCTGTTTATTCTTGCTTTTCAGGTTTTCCGCTATATACGATTTAGCCACTATATTGGCAAGGTCCATCGCCTCCTTAGGCACGCTTGAAGTCGCGGTGATCTTGATCATGTTCGTGTTTGTAAGGATCTCGGTCTTGACCTTTTCCTGGAGAGAAACAACTATCATATTGGCGTCTTCCACATACTCCGGCCTGATATTCTCCGGGCCCAGGTCCCGGTTCTTGAAATCAACGGCCTTATCTTTAGGGTCCTCAAACCATGATTCCTGGATAAGGCCTTTTTCCACGCCGACCCGGATCATTACAGGGAAACTGGTAATGAATCTCCCCTCCGATTCCATGACATCTCCCGGGCTATATACTATCCATTCGGTCAAAAGCCCGGCGATGGTCTTGCGTTCCTCTATCTTTATAGTTGTACTGGCGGTATAGGTAATGGACTGTTTAGGCAGGAAAATGATCGTGGCAAGCGTAACAAGGACAAAAACAAGGATTATAGTATATTTACGCTTCTGGAATATCCGGATATAGTCTCTTAAATTAAGCTCATATTGCGGCATAACTTTCTCCTTTACAAACACTTAGGATATCACATAATAATATATTTATCAAGGTTTTTAGCAAAACACGCTATCATACTTTTGCCATATTCGATATTATTCTTCCAAAAAGAGACAACTGCCGCGGTTTTTTCCCGATCGATGCGGATTCCAGGGCCAATACATCCTTTTGGGGGAAGAAAGTCCGCAGGACAAACCTGCTTTTTGAAATAATCCCGGGTTGCAGCATTAAATAAACCGAATAATTGAGGATGTATAACCGGCGCTTATCTCTTTTGAACCGTTCAAATAACGCCTTCTGCAAACGGCAATTCCCGGGTCTTAACTTTGCCAGTCCGGGGATCTGCTCGGAAAAGATCATGCCGGCAAAGAACAGGCTATAATAAACAACCTCGCTTATCCCGGATCCCCGGCATATCCTGATGACCTTTTCCCAATCCAGCCTATCCTTATATTTTCTGAATGACTCTATCAGGTCCACGCTGTGTATAAGCTTCTCAAAACAGTGGTTAAAGGCATGCAAGGCCAGATAGATAATCTGATGCTCAATGGAAAGGCCGCGGGTCCCTCGGGCGTGCCCTGTTGTATCGCGCCAGATATCCTCCATATTGATCCCCGCTGTCAACCGGCCAATAGGCCAGCTGGAATTAACAATATGCCAGTGTAAATGCACAAAATACCCTTTGCCGCTTTTTTTATGGTACATGGCGCTGTTCAAGGAAGATGTGGGGCCTCTAAGGATATCCGCTGGATTTATAAACGAATAATACCCGCTTTCCCTGAGCGCCTTATCAGCTTGCGCAAGGTCTTGCGCGCGGACCAATATATCCATATCCGTGGTTTTCCTGAGAGCCAAGTTTCCGTAAACATCTTCCGCCAGAAATATCCCTTTCAACCCTATTGTCTCTATTCCTTCTCCGGCGAAACATCGGATAACCCTTTCCGACTCATCCGCCAGCAGGATATTACGGCTGGATACCGAGTAATAGTTTTTTTTCAGGTCCCGGACGATCTTCTCCGGGACATATCCCCAGTAATCCCCCCGATCAAGACTGTTATACAATAGACAACTCAACCCTTCCTTATGGGCGGCGCTTACGATACAATCCCAATCGATCTCACCGCGCAGACACCGGTCCGTTTCTTCCCGTCGCCAACGATCAGGATGAACACAACTGAACAATAATAAAACCTTCTCTTCTTTTAATCCTATTTTTGCCATCTTAAAGCTTATCCTGCCCGCTGAATAAGGCGCGAAAACCCTCATTATTCGCCAGCAGCCTCTTAGGAGCGTCTATGACCAGATCCTGCGGGGACTTAAGATAACAGACAGTATCCATCTTCATGACGATTGAAAGCCGGTGAGATATGATTATCAAAGTGACCTCATCCATCCGCTCTTCTATTGCGGAAATGATCCGGTTCTCGCTGGCAGAATCCATGGAAGACATTGCTTCATCAAAGACCAGGATCTTCGGCCTTTTGACCAGAGCGCGGGCGATGGCTATTTTTTGTTTCTGGCCTTCGGAAAGCATTACCGCATTTTCGCCGATAACCGTGGCAAAGCCCTTGGGCAATTCTCGGGTAAATTCATCGACCCCTGATATCCGCGCCGCCTCCATCACCTCATCCATAGACGCCTGCGGATAAGAATACCTTATATTATTTTCTATTGTATCGTTCCACAGGTAATGCTCCTGTAAAGCCACCCCCACCTGCCGCTTATAGAAATTGATCTTGAAGTCGGAGATATCCCGGTTATCCACAAATATCCGGCCTTGCCGGGGTTGATACAGCCTCAGGAGCAAATAGATCAAAGTTGTCTTGCCGCAGCCGGAATAACCTGCCAGGGCGATACGGCTGGCAGGCTCTATGGAGAAGCTCAAAGATCTCAGGACATCCTTTCCTGGATCATATCCGAAACTTACCCCATCGAACCTTATTTGCGCCGACGATATAAGTATATCCCTTGCCAGCGGTTTATCCGCGATAACCGGTTTTTCATCAAGGATGCAGTTTACCCTTCGCAAAGACAGCCATCCGGGCATTAAAGAATGCAGTATACCCCCCAATTCGGCATGCATGCCCGATAACTGGAATAAATAAGCGGATATGGCGGATAGGCTTCCCAGCGACATATCCCCTTTTATGACCCGGAATAATCCGTAGCATATGACCAAGCCGGCCGCGCCTTTATTGGCCAGATCCGTAAAGAAAACACCTTTTGCATCCATGCGCGCCATCCTCATTTCAGCGCGTATGCCGTCCGTGAGATTTTCCCGGAACCCTTTCATGCTCAACCGTTCAGTGCCGAAAACCTTGACCATAAGCACATGCGAGAAGATCTCCTGTAAACGATGGAATCTCGTTTGGGAAATATCGATGATCCTCCCGGAGGCCCGGAACATTTTCCTGCTTAAGCAATAAGCCGGGATGTAGATCAAAGGCACGGATATAAGGATAAACGCCGCCATCTTCCAATCCATCAATACCACGATCACGGTGGTCAAAAACATCCGGGCGCCTATCTGAAAAAACTGCGGCAGCAGCGAAATAACGAAATCCGTTGAGCATTCAATATCGCGGGTTATTTTGTAAATATGTTCCCCGGTGGATTTATCCTGGAACCAACTGAAGGAAAGCTTATGGATATGTCCAAACACCCTCCTGCTGATATTCAGATGTGTCTTGGCCCGGGCATACTCAAATAATAAGCCCTTAAACCTGGCGGAAATTTCACCCGCCAGATATACCCCGGCAATGATCCCGGAAATTACAAAAAACCCGGCAATGTCCTTTTTGGCTATGGCCTCGTCGATTATGGCCTTTATCAGTAAAGGAGAGACCAGGCTCAAAAACATTACCAGCAGCCCCAGGGAAACCAGGGCGGCCCAATGCCTGGCAAAAGGCCTTAAAAATTTCGACCAGCGTTCCCATAAAGGGTACAGTTCTTTAACGTCCTTGATCGGCATTTTCCACATGGGCTAACTCACAGTAATATTCCACCGGCGTCTCCATATCCCCTTTCTCAAGATAGGCCCTGCCTGGACAGGACAGGCAATTGTATCTTAGCCGGCAACCGCGGCATCGTGAAGCGGTCTGGAATTCTTTATGCCTGGCATATTTCAGCAACTTTCCCAGGTTTTCCATTACCCCTGCGCTCTTAAGGCCATACCGCGGATCTCTTAACAAACTGCACAGGAACATCCTGCCTTCTGGATCGATATGATAACTATCGCCTGAAACAACCGAACAATTGAACAACTGTTTTCCCTTTGCGGGATTCACGAGAATACATTCCTCGGATACTCCGGTCCATTCCTTATTCATCCTTACCAGCTCCCGGGGGGCTAGCCGAAGATCACAAGGGAACAGATCCCCGTCTAACCGCGGGAAGAGCGTATACCCCGGTAAAAAATCCAACCCCAGTCCCTCAACAAATTTCTTTACCCGGGGCAATTCCTTATGATTGTCCCGGGTCATCTGGGTCTTGATCCGGAAAGGTATTCCCATTTTATGCATCAAAACGATATTATCCCTGACCTTCTCAAAAGAACCTGTTTTGCCTGCGATCTTCTCATATACCCGCTTGCTCACCGCGTTCAGCGTCAACTCCAGCATAAAAGGAGGGAATCTCGCGAATAATCCCAGGATTTTTTTATTCAGGCGCAACCCATTGGTAAAGACCGTGATCAAAAAACCTTTTCGTTTGGCATAAAGATATATTTGCGGGAAATCCGGCCTGGTTAAAGGATCACCTCCGGTAAAACATAACCACAATACCCCGCTTTTATGCACTTTATCCAGGATATGCTCAATATCCCTGGTAGACAGCTCCCTGTTAAGGTAATTGCGTTTATTATAACAGGATATATAACAATACCGGCAGCGGAAGTCGCACTTGAAAGTAAGCTCAAACTGGCAGACACTGGGTTTTCTCCGCCTTAAGTTGCCCTGATGGGTCTTCAGGCTGAAATCGCGATATTCTACTTTACGCACGGATCTTCCTCTTTAATGCCCTGGCCACTTTTTCAAAAACCAGATCAACCTCCCTGGGAATGACCTTCTTGCTTTCCGACATTATCCTCTGTATATTCTCCTTAGGCGCAGAAGAACGCCGGATCTGCCGGACAAAACAGGCAAAAAGGTTATTCCGGGATCGGTAATCATACCAGTATTCGGCGTTAAGGCGGCGGCGGAATATACCGATACAAGGCACGCCTAAAGCCAATGCGATCTGTAACGGCCCGCCGTCCGTACTGATAAAAAGGTCACCGGCGGAGATCACCGAGCTATAGCCCCGGATAGGTTTTATGCATATACTATGCAGTTTATTACGGGAGCCGCGCATTATCTTTTCGGCAAATGATCTTTCGTCTTCACTGTATGCGATAAATACATCAGCCTGGTATTTCTCAATTATCTTATCGCAAAGCGCAACATGGTTCTTTATCTCCCATAAACGAAAAGGGTTCCTGCCTCCGGGATGGACAATGATGGACAAACCCGCATTGCCTCCCTTCAATTTGCGCAGGTATTTTTTGCCGAAACCCCGTTCAGCCTGAGAAAGGCGGATCTGCGGCAGGGCAAAACCGGGATATTTTATCCCGAACACCCGGGATATCTCAAGTAACTGCCGGATCCGGCTGGCCCCTGCAGCAAGGTATAGATTATTCTCAAAGCGCACTTTTTCTACTATACCCGCAGAAGGAGAATAGTAAAACACATACGGTATGCCCCGAAATCTTGACCGGACAAAAAAACCGGCGCCGCTGATTTTCGTTATTAATTTAGATGTGGAATTACCGCAGAGATCGATGGACAGGTCATACGGGGCTTGCTTTACGAGCCTGGCCAGGATCGAAGGGCTTGACCTTATCAAATGCGTGACATAAGGGCTGCCCTTCAGCAGTTCCAAACCGGAAGTTTCCGGCCCGCCTTTGCCTCCGGCGACATAAGTGACCTCTGCCCGGGGGAATATTTTTTTTAATACCCCCAGAAACGGAATAGTTACCAGCACATCCCCCAACCCATCCCAGTAAACGATCAATATGCGCCTTACCTTCATTTTCAGGCGTTTTCCTGCGGCATCAGGCATATCTTTCGGGGAAAAAGCATTATTCCGTTTTTTCATCTTGAAGATGCTCCTCGATCCTGCGCACAAAATCAATTATCCTCTTATCCTTGGCGAACCCCATCAAGACGCACTCGGTATTTTTGGCCAGTTCGCAGCAAAAGGATATTATATTCCCCAGGATCCGGGGATCCCAGAAAACCGGGAATATCGCCGGATACAAAAGGCTGAAAGCCTGCTCAAAACCGACGCGCCTGGCAGTATTTACCCTGGAATGATGAATAAAGAAAATCCGGCTGAGCAAAGCGCGTTCCATTTTCGATTCCAGATAATCGCTGAAAGCCCCATGCCAGGGCGAGCCGTAAATAAAGAACCCTCCGTCTTTCTTTCTGATGATCACCCGGTCGTCGTTCAGCAGCATCGCCCGGCTGTAACGGTTCCATATTCTTACGGTTGTGCTTTTCCCGCAGCCGGACTCCCCGGCAAAGACCAGGCCTTTGCCGTCGATATCCCGCATACCCGCGGCATGCGTAAATATCCCGTTCTTTCTCACGGCAAAATAATTGATTAAAAGCACCTGCAGAAAATCATAAATAAGGTCGGTTATATGCCAGCGGAACCCCCATTCGGCCCGGGCAGGAATATAAACCTTTACCTTATCGAATTCCTTGTTGATATAAGCTGCCAGGCTGCGGCCCTTGACCAAAGATTCATACCTATAACCTGTCTTTATCCTGGCTAACCGCCAGTTTTGACTTTGATCATACGGGTGGATAACGCGGAAAACCTCGTTTTTTGCGGCGAACGGCGGCAATTCCTTGACGACATCCACTTCGATCTGGATATCCACCGTGCCGTTCTTCCGGCAGAAAAAATTGCTGTAGCGCCTCTGGAATTTATCCTTATCGGATTTACGCCTGAATTCAGTCTGCGAAAAACTGCTGCGCATCTCAATGATCGTATCTGCGATATTAAGTCTTATTTTCTCCAACGTTGTCCCTCCTTAAATCGGCTTATTACTGCCGGGCCAGCTCTTCAGCCCTTGCCCGGCATCTTTCATCACAACCGTAAAAATCATTACTTATAGCCCAGGACCTGGCCGGGCACCATTTACAATAACCCCTGAGGTCACAGCCCCGGCATTCGCCGGCTGCCGCTGAACCTATTGCGCGGGCCTTCATTTTAAGCTCTTCCCAGCATCCGCGGAACGATCCCTTGATTATATCCAGCCCCGGATGATCGATCATCAGGCAGAATTTGAGTTTTCCCTGGGGGGTTATTGCCGCCTGGCTCCTTCCCGCGCCGCATCTGAAGATATCATCACCCGCCGAAGCCGGGCATTCCTTTTTTGCGCTCTTTATTTTCCTGCTCAAAGGGGCAGCCGGAACCGCTTTAAAAGTATATTTATACGGTCTTTGAGAACCGTCAAGGCAGGCAAATAACAGGTCATCAACGCGAAGGGTTATCCCCGCGGAAGAGGCGAAATTCCTTATCTTTGCGATCTCCAAATAATTGCGTTTCAACAAACAGGTCTTTAATCCTAAAGCTACGCCATAATCCTTCAGCATATTAACGGCGCAGAAAACACGTTCCCGCGAACCCTTAACCCCGGTTATGGATTCAAAAACGCCTTCGGTGAACGCAGGCAAAGTAATATCGACTTTATTGGGCTTGAGCGCTGCCAGCGCCCGGGCTTTTTCATCATCTATGAAATAACCGTTGGTGTGGATAATAACCTCAAAACCGCATTGCCTGGCAAAATCCAGTATTTCCATCAGGTCTTTTCTTAAAAACGGTTCTCCTCCGGTAAAACCAAGATAGAAACAGCCCGCCTTTTTGAGTTGTTTCAAGACAGAAATGACCTGCCCTGTGCCCAGTTCTTCCCTTCTGTTGTACCCTTCAGGTATATAACAATGCCCGCAGCGGAAATTACAGCGATAAGTCAGCTCGAACATCATCCTCAACGGAAAGCCTGACTGTTCAGCTTGTTCTTTTATTTTATTATTAAAATTACGGATGGATTCAAACTTCATGCCTTACTGCCCGCCTTCCTCTGCTGGATGGTCATTTCCGCTATGCGCCTGGCGATCCGGCAATAATACCCGACTTTGCGATAAGGGCTTCCGGTCTCCAGACGCGCCCTTACCGGGCACCATCCGCAAATGGTCCGCAACGAACACCGGGAACAGGCCGAAGGCCGGTTAAATCTCTCCCGGCGGATACGCGAATAAAGCATGTTTACTGCCTCTTTTAACGGGTATTCTTTAAGGTCCACGCTAAAATCCTCCGAGAATACGCAGAACTTCAGTTTTCCGTCGAGAGATATCGTCGGCTTGAATTTGGAACAGGCGCAATAATAGAGGGAATCTATCTTTTCCGGGGGATCAGGTATATCTTTCCGCAGGTCCTGACAGAAGTTATTCCACAGGTCTTTATGCCTCCGAAGAGCCGAGGTAATCTGGCCAAAATTAAGCCTGTATCCGCAAGGCGACTTATCCCCGTTTATCCGCGGATAAATAAGCGGGTCGTATTTAAAAAGATACTCCCCTTGAGTCTTTTTCAGGACAGAATCAGCCCATTCCTTTATTCGCCAGAGCTCATTCTTATTCTGCTTCATCAGGTTGGCTTTGATCGATAGAGTCAAACCTGCCTCTGCCAGCCGTATTATATTACCCGCGCATTTCACAAAAGAGCCCCTGGCCGCGCTTATACCTTCATATGTCTTGCTGTCACTTCCGTTCAGGGTGACTTCAATCGCCTGCGGAGGATTCCGGGCAAGGTATTTTATGACCCGCTCAGTGAATAAAGTCGCGTTGGTGAACAATACGACCAGAAAACCCTTTTCCCGGGCGTAAGCATAGATCTCCAGAAAATCATCGCGGATCAGGGGCTCGCCTCCGGTAAAAGTAACCCATAAACATCCCATCCGGGCCAGTTGGTCCAATATATCCTTCCAGACAGAAGCGGTTAATTCTCTGCGTTTATTCCCGGAATCTTTGGCATAGCAGTGGATACATCTCAAATTACAGCGGTAGGTGAGTTCAAGCAGCGCGTCAGGGGTTAAAACACCGGGTTGAGCGTTTATCTTATCATAAAAAAAAAGCGGGCTGCGGTTGAGCATTAAGGTATAGAAATAAGCTGGATTTTCTTAACTGGATACCGCGGTGCTGGTGCTCTTCGAGTTTGAGGTGGATTTTGTAGGGCTCAAAAAGCATGTATTGGATTTCCTGGCCCCGCCGCCCGACATATATCCTCCGCTGAAACAGGCGCAGGACAATACCGCCTGTTCGGGGTTCAGTTTTATGCGCGTGATCACCGGTTTAAACTTCATCTTCTGGGCCATATCTGACTCCTTTCTATATTATCGCTTTTATCTCGCCTAATTCCTTTAGCAGTTTTTCCAACTCCCGGTCAGCCGCGGCCGCTGAAACATCGAATTCCTTCAGGACCCTGCGTTTAAGCGCCGAGACCCGGGTCTTTCCTCCCAGCATTTCCCAAACCCTTGCCGCCGGCTTATTCAGGGTATATATGCAATTTATCTCTTCGGAAGTCCGGTAAACCGGCAGCAATACTGTTTCATTGCCGATAACCCTAAATATAACCTTAGGGTTGCGGGAGATAGTCCTGTCTGCTACCATTTTCTGTCTCCTTTTTTAAATGCCGTTACGTATAAGGACTCATTTAATTATATCATTTTTATCCCGGATACGCATCCCAAAAGACATTTTTTCGCCGCCCTTGCGAAATGCAGTATTGCGGCTGCCGTCCGCCCGAACAAACGCGCCTCAAACGAAGAGATATTAATGATCCGGCGCCCTCGGATAACCGCGACCGCCTTGCCCCAGAGTTCATCCTCAATGACTATATCCGGGCCTTCGTTCCAGGCATCAGCCTGAGCATATAGAATTATTTTTCCATTCTTCTGCTCTTTTTTCAGTAAACGATGGCAAACCCCCGGTCCTTGCCTTGCCGGATAATAAAGTATTATATCCCCGGTTCGCAGGTCTTTCGCGACCGCCCTTCTGGCGAGAAAACCATCGCCCTCCCGAATAAAAGGGAACATACTCGGGCCTTTTACATTAAAGAACAGGAATTCCCTGTCCCCGGAGATCTCTTCTTTTTTTGAGCGATCGTTCACGATCAGACGCCTATTAGCCATTTTATCGTAAACCTTATGCGCTTACCGATTTGCAGGCAAGGTAAAAACGACGAAGTTCTTAAGAACGGGGGTTATAAACAAGCTGCGAGACAGCTTTACCACGACCTGAGTTCCCTGTTTGTATAAGCGCCTTTGGAGAGAGGGTCCAGGACCTGGCTAAGGAAATAATTCACGTCGGAGATGAATTTCCTGGGGATGAAGATTATGTCCTGCGATTGCAGGATAATATTCTTGCTTAGATCGCCTTTAAACACTTTGGAGAGGTTTATTCTCTGCGCGTCAGGCCCTTTAAACCCGCCCCTTATCAAAACGGTGCTTGACGGGACAGCGTCCCGGGTGAAACCGCCTGCCATTCCGACAGCCTCCATGATCGATCTCTTACCGGCGACAGAATAAACTCCGGGGCTGGATACCTGGCCCAATATAACCACTCGGCTGCCGCCGATCGTTTTGATGGATATCGAAACCTCGGGATACTTTATGAATTCCTGCAATCTTTCCGTAACCGCGTTATCTAACTGGGTTATTGTAAGTCCGGTGGCCTGGATATCGCCTATCAGAGGAAATGACACCATCCCGTCAGGGCGGACTATAACATCCTGGGTCAGGTCCGGGTTCTGCCACACGGATATATATAAAATGTCTTCGTCACCGATAAGATACTCTACTGCCCCCCCGGTTTTCGGTTCCGCCGCCGCAACAGCCGGGGCAGACGAAACAGCCGCCACTTTATTCGCAACCGGTTGTTTATCCGAAACAACCACCGCTGCAAGATCATTCGCCTTCATCAAATCCATCGCCTTTTGATACTGCTCTTCGGCCTCCGTATACCTTCCCTGCTGGTAATAGATATTACCCAGCCGGTAATAATCCTTGGCCTGCTCCTGGTCGTCAGCGGCGTTTATAAACGCCGGAACAACCAGGACTATCAACGCCAATAATATTATATTCTTTATTTTTGCATTCATTTTACCGCACCGGGTTCATTATTCTGCGGCTCTAAGATCACCTCGATCTTGCGCCTGAGTTCATCGGCCTTGTCTTTGCCCGCGGAGCCCGCCTCTTTCCTCGGCAAGGCGCCGGTTTTGCCCTCTTGCAACACGGCGTTCAATTTTACCGACTCGATCAGGTCGTCAAGGGTCTTCTTTTGCCGCTCTTTCGCGTCCGCCAGCTCCCTTTCCAGGGCGCTTGAACGCGACTTCAGCTCCGCGATCGCTTCTTTCAAAGATGCGCCTTCTTTTC from the Candidatus Omnitrophota bacterium genome contains:
- a CDS encoding radical SAM protein, whose product is MLNRSPLFFYDKINAQPGVLTPDALLELTYRCNLRCIHCYAKDSGNKRRELTASVWKDILDQLARMGCLWVTFTGGEPLIRDDFLEIYAYAREKGFLVVLFTNATLFTERVIKYLARNPPQAIEVTLNGSDSKTYEGISAARGSFVKCAGNIIRLAEAGLTLSIKANLMKQNKNELWRIKEWADSVLKKTQGEYLFKYDPLIYPRINGDKSPCGYRLNFGQITSALRRHKDLWNNFCQDLRKDIPDPPEKIDSLYYCACSKFKPTISLDGKLKFCVFSEDFSVDLKEYPLKEAVNMLYSRIRRERFNRPSACSRCSLRTICGWCPVRARLETGSPYRKVGYYCRIARRIAEMTIQQRKAGSKA
- a CDS encoding radical SAM protein, giving the protein MKFESIRNFNNKIKEQAEQSGFPLRMMFELTYRCNFRCGHCYIPEGYNRREELGTGQVISVLKQLKKAGCFYLGFTGGEPFLRKDLMEILDFARQCGFEVIIHTNGYFIDDEKARALAALKPNKVDITLPAFTEGVFESITGVKGSRERVFCAVNMLKDYGVALGLKTCLLKRNYLEIAKIRNFASSAGITLRVDDLLFACLDGSQRPYKYTFKAVPAAPLSRKIKSAKKECPASAGDDIFRCGAGRSQAAITPQGKLKFCLMIDHPGLDIIKGSFRGCWEELKMKARAIGSAAAGECRGCDLRGYCKWCPARSWAISNDFYGCDERCRARAEELARQ
- a CDS encoding PqqD family protein, whose product is MVADRTISRNPKVIFRVIGNETVLLPVYRTSEEINCIYTLNKPAARVWEMLGGKTRVSALKRRVLKEFDVSAAAADRELEKLLKELGEIKAII
- a CDS encoding S24/S26 family peptidase, encoding MANRRLIVNDRSKKEEISGDREFLFFNVKGPSMFPFIREGDGFLARRAVAKDLRTGDIILYYPARQGPGVCHRLLKKEQKNGKIILYAQADAWNEGPDIVIEDELWGKAVAVIRGRRIINISSFEARLFGRTAAAILHFARAAKKCLLGCVSGIKMI
- a CDS encoding radical SAM protein; its protein translation is MRKVEYRDFSLKTHQGNLRRRKPSVCQFELTFKCDFRCRYCYISCYNKRNYLNRELSTRDIEHILDKVHKSGVLWLCFTGGDPLTRPDFPQIYLYAKRKGFLITVFTNGLRLNKKILGLFARFPPFMLELTLNAVSKRVYEKIAGKTGSFEKVRDNIVLMHKMGIPFRIKTQMTRDNHKELPRVKKFVEGLGLDFLPGYTLFPRLDGDLFPCDLRLAPRELVRMNKEWTGVSEECILVNPAKGKQLFNCSVVSGDSYHIDPEGRMFLCSLLRDPRYGLKSAGVMENLGKLLKYARHKEFQTASRCRGCRLRYNCLSCPGRAYLEKGDMETPVEYYCELAHVENADQGR
- a CDS encoding ABC transporter ATP-binding protein/permease, encoding MPIKDVKELYPLWERWSKFLRPFARHWAALVSLGLLVMFLSLVSPLLIKAIIDEAIAKKDIAGFFVISGIIAGVYLAGEISARFKGLLFEYARAKTHLNISRRVFGHIHKLSFSWFQDKSTGEHIYKITRDIECSTDFVISLLPQFFQIGARMFLTTVIVVLMDWKMAAFILISVPLIYIPAYCLSRKMFRASGRIIDISQTRFHRLQEIFSHVLMVKVFGTERLSMKGFRENLTDGIRAEMRMARMDAKGVFFTDLANKGAAGLVICYGLFRVIKGDMSLGSLSAISAYLFQLSGMHAELGGILHSLMPGWLSLRRVNCILDEKPVIADKPLARDILISSAQIRFDGVSFGYDPGKDVLRSLSFSIEPASRIALAGYSGCGKTTLIYLLLRLYQPRQGRIFVDNRDISDFKINFYKRQVGVALQEHYLWNDTIENNIRYSYPQASMDEVMEAARISGVDEFTRELPKGFATVIGENAVMLSEGQKQKIAIARALVKRPKILVFDEAMSSMDSASENRIISAIEERMDEVTLIIISHRLSIVMKMDTVCYLKSPQDLVIDAPKRLLANNEGFRALFSGQDKL
- a CDS encoding nucleotidyltransferase family protein, whose protein sequence is MAKIGLKEEKVLLLFSCVHPDRWRREETDRCLRGEIDWDCIVSAAHKEGLSCLLYNSLDRGDYWGYVPEKIVRDLKKNYYSVSSRNILLADESERVIRCFAGEGIETIGLKGIFLAEDVYGNLALRKTTDMDILVRAQDLAQADKALRESGYYSFINPADILRGPTSSLNSAMYHKKSGKGYFVHLHWHIVNSSWPIGRLTAGINMEDIWRDTTGHARGTRGLSIEHQIIYLALHAFNHCFEKLIHSVDLIESFRKYKDRLDWEKVIRICRGSGISEVVYYSLFFAGMIFSEQIPGLAKLRPGNCRLQKALFERFKRDKRRLYILNYSVYLMLQPGIISKSRFVLRTFFPQKDVLALESASIGKKPRQLSLFGRIISNMAKV
- a CDS encoding polysaccharide biosynthesis tyrosine autokinase, translating into MPQYELNLRDYIRIFQKRKYTIILVFVLVTLATIIFLPKQSITYTASTTIKIEERKTIAGLLTEWIVYSPGDVMESEGRFITSFPVMIRVGVEKGLIQESWFEDPKDKAVDFKNRDLGPENIRPEYVEDANMIVVSLQEKVKTEILTNTNMIKITATSSVPKEAMDLANIVAKSYIAENLKSKNKQVRHAREFIEEQVRELERNIKDAEERLNKFGDDSNKVKLAGPMEEKLTDLQFKLVEMRQKYTDKHPQIIQIRDQIRSMEAQVQGLSERQMEYARLHREVEINRKLYAMLKEKLEEARISEREKVSDVTIVDPAVMPGNPITTDNRIKVVIGAFMGLILGIAFAFIFETLDTSIGTIEDVENVIKLSVLGIVPPIESELGRSNWFINRIKNRFSPKNRSDSEERLVHLFAHYQPHSPNTEAYRNIHTNLKLSPGRKTILVTSSGPREGKTSVVSNLGIVMAQIGLKTLLVSTDLRRPLLEKVFGIKREPGLNELVSGTMPLDSVLNNITNIMLGDIGFEDIRKTPGIENIWILPSGHLPSNPVEVLESKAFAAIIEILKSRFDVIIFDSPPVLPVTDANLLAPKVDSVVLVYEIGRTSREGLMRAKVQLESVGAKISGVVLNHTQMQTEAISPYPYYNKYKYYGREVPKANRDPEVKKKT